Part of the Bacteriovorax stolpii genome, ACACCTAAAAGCGGGTGTCTGATTCCCATATTAAGGGCCGCAGTCCAATAGATCTTTCTATTGTTAGTTGAGCCTTCAACGTCTTCGGCATTTCTTTTAATCATCGACATAGCACCAACACTTAAAAGCATTCCCAAAGCTACGATGATCGTTGCCATTTTTTTGTTCTGAGCTTTAAGCCAGAACCACCCAACAATTAATGTCCCAACACCAAGAACAGCTCCGCGGGATTTTGATTGCCAGATCAGGTAAGCATAAAAAGAAAAAATAATAAGACCCAGAAGGTATCTGAAAAAAGAAACCGTAATCCCTTTTAAGAAGGCCAGAGTAAATGGGATCACGAGAATCATGATCGCCGCAATATCATTTGAGTTTTCTAAGATACCAACGCTGGTTAAACGCTCACCATCAGCAACCTTTCCCAGGAAGAATGAGTTATAAAAAGACATCGCTGCTTTTTCAGTGATCCCTAAAACCAGGGCCGATTGAACCGGCAGAATGTACTCTTTTTTATCAACAACGTTAACGATCAGAAAGTAAACAATGATCCCTTTAATAAAGATTTCGTTGTAATTGATTAAGGCGCCTACTAACTGGAAAGAAGGAATGATTGAAAAGAATGTCCAGATAGCAAAAAAGAGAACGAAGGCACTCGCCAGGTTCCATTGAAAATAAAATCTTTTTCTAATGATCTTGTGACCGATGAAACTTAGAAAACACAGGATAAAGATATCTCTGGGCATCCCCGCCATCATCTGATCATTTTTAAAAATTTCCCAAGGTCTGGAAATGAGCAGAAAGATGAAAAACGATACGGCGTATTTTGGATCAAAGATAGAAAACGTAATCAAAAAGGCAAAAGCAAATCCCAGGACAATCCCCAGGCTTCCCCACTCGTTTAACAATAGACCATAAACTCCCAAGAAGATCCCGATGAGTAAAGGCCCGATGAATTTTAGATTGACGTGTTCAAGACGATCGAAAGTACCGGCGGCCTGATCTCTCCAGGCAAAGTACATAAAAAACACACATAGTGTGGTTATGATGAACTGATGAAGCGTGAATAAAAAGTCATCTCCAGCTATCATAACCAGCGCCTCTCGCTATTAATTGTCCAGAGCGATTCTATTAGCGATATTGCTTTCAAGAAGTTTTCTCTCTTCCCAAACAATCGCTTGGTTAGTCATAAGACCTTCTTCTCCAATATGAGGCAGAACTCCAAAGTATTCACCTTTTAGGTCGCGGGCCATTGCACGTGCTCTCTCTGATGGAGAAAGTTGCATAATTTCATTGTAGAAAACGTACCCGAAACAAAGAACCAGACCGATCATGAAACCAAGGCTGGCAAAAAGTCTTTTCTTAGGAAAAAGTGGTGAAGACGGGATTTGAGGAGCGATAATAACTCCAATATAACCCGGTAAGCTTTTTCTTTCGATATCAAGAGCTACGTTGATGTCGTTAAACTTTGTATAAAGTTTTGAAGCGATGTTTTGAGAAATTTCTTTATCTCCGGCCATAAGAAGTGGAGCATCTGAATACTCTTTCACTCCATCTTCGTTAGCAGATTTTTCTGTTTTCTCAGTTTTATCTTCAACTTCTTCTAACCAGTTTTGAATTGTTGCTTTTCTTTGCTCTAGTTTCACGATACGCGGGTGGTGCACGTTAAACTGCATTTTTAAAGCACTTAGGTCTGAGTTGATTTTTGCAATTTCTGACCTTAAAACGTCTGGGTTCTTTGAAGCCAGAGCGTTGGCAGAGATTGAGTCTTCAGTGATTTGTTTTGTCACGTTTACTGACTCGAGTTTTTGCTGAATTGTTTTTTTTGCGTTTTCAATTGTCTCAATTCTTGAATTGATAAATGTCGCTTTTACTGCGTCCATGACTTTTTTTGTCACTTCATAAGTAACAGTCGGATCACCGTAAGAAAATGAAACGTGGTAAGACTGTCCACCAGTTGAGAACAGTTCAAATCTGTCTCTTAACTGCTCGCGAGCTTTTGAAAGCTGTTGCGGAGTCATGTTTGGAGCATAGATTTTAAATTCATTTCCGATTGAATCAATGAATTCGTCATTTAATGTTTCTTTTACCATTGAATCAGTTGTCTGAGTCATCTCGGCAATTGAGTTCATTCCCGGGATAACTTCACTGATCAATGCGTTCTTAAAGTATTTTGAATAAATATTAAGCTCGAATTCCGAGCGGTATGTTTTTGGAAGAATAAAACTTAACTGCACCAGGCACAGAACGCTGGCAAGCATGATAATGGCCAGAGGTTTTTTATAGAAAACCAGCAGGCTAAAAAAATCTCTGATGTAAATTTTTTCTTTCATATATTCTACTTGTTAAAAAGGACACCTAGAACGTCCTTGCGGTTTTGCTCTAGTTCCAATTGCAGTTTATTAACACTTCTTCCGAATGACTTCTCTGTGCTCACAATAATATTGGAGTGAGTGCTCACGCGCACAGAGTGGTCGTTTGTTCCACTCGTCATCGTATCCACAATCACCAGATCATACTCAGTTGAGAATGAATTCACCAACTGGTTTGTATAAAGACCGTCATAAGCATTTTTAAGCCAGTTCATATCGATATTCTTAAGTCTGAAAATCTGGAATTCAAATGGGTGGCCTTGAACCATACCGTCTTGAGTTTTTTCTTTTTCGTAAGCTTTTAAGTATTGGTTTAAAAGTGGATCTCCATCTGGATTTAAATCAATCAGAAGGATTTTAAATTTATAAACTTCAGAAAGACCACGAGCTAAAAGCATCGACACAGTTGTCTTTCCTTCTGAACGCTTCTCACTCAAAACGCTGATTGAACGCAACCCTTTCGTTGTGTGCTTGTAGTGAATACGTTGAATCATTGAACTGATCGGTCCTGCATCCCAAACAGTCGTTGCATGCGTTTCATTCATCATGAGTCACCTTAAAAAAATACACCTATTATTTAGTTCACAATACCAAAGCCCAACGGTCCTTAATAGGGACCTTGTAATAGTTACTTAAGCTTCTTTTCCCACTCAATCGCTGACTTCACGATGTAGTCAAGGTCGTTGTATTTAGGTTGCCATCCTAAGACAGTCTTAATTTTTTCTGCCTTTGAGATTAATTCCACGGCATCCCCTGCACGTCTTGGGCCCATTTCGACATTCAGCTTTTGCCCGACATAAGACTCAACAGCTCCAATAACCTCTTTAACCGTAAAACCGTGACCGTATCCGCAATTTAATACTTGTGACTTACCACCCTTATCCAGGTACGACAGGGCATCTAAATGGGCCTGGGCCAGGTCATCGACGTGAATATAGTCGCGGATACATGTCCCATCTTTGGTCTTATAGTCTGTCCCAAAAATGGACATCCCAGCTCTCTTTTTCGTTACAACTTCCGCCGCTGTTTTTAACAAATGAGTCGCTCGAGGCGTCGACTGTCCGATTTTCCCTGTTTTACTGGCGCCTGCAACGTTGAAATAGCGAAGAGCTACATAAGAGAAATCGTGGGCATTAGAAACGTCTTCCAGCATCCACTCAGTCATCAGCTTTGAGCGTCCATATGGATTGATTGGACTCGTAGGCGTCTCTTCAGAGGCCACACCACTTTCCGGCATTCCGTACACTGCTGCTGTCGAAGAGAAAATAAATTTCTTCACTCCGTGCTTTAGGCAAGTCTTAATGAGCGCCGCTGAGTTTTCAGTGTTGTTTTGATAGTAAAGCGTAGGGTTCGTTACACTCTCAGGAACAACAATGCTTCCGGCGAAGTGAAGAACAGCTTCAATTTTATGATCAGTAAAAACCTGGTCAAGCAAAGCTTGATTGCGTAGGTCTCCGATGATTAATTTTCCATAGAGAATATTCTCTGGTCTTCCGGTTGTAAGGTTATCGAGGATGATAATATCTTTTCCAGCTTCACCCAAAAGACTCACTACATGGGAACCAATGTAACCAGCTCCACCTGTCACTAAAACGCTCATAATCCTCTTCCTGTGTTCTAAATTAGAGTTGGGCCATAATATCACTAAATGAAAAGCCCCATAGCAATTTTTGTATTAATTACACGATAGGTTGTCTTGAACTTCTCTAAAGTTTTACTGGTTAATCGCTTTTTCGCGGTAGCCGTAGAGCCCTTGATTAACGATAAAGTTCGTAGACACATTGAAGATCACCGCTTTGGTGAATGATAGTTTCGCATTATCCTGTCCCATGCAAAGCATTTTATAGGTAATGAAATTCTGCGCGATACTCTTTGGTATCTGAACAGCATAAAACACTGTATTAAATGCGTAGCGGTCGAGTCCTGCGTCGCCAGTGTCAATCCACTGCCCTTTGCTTTCTTCGTAAACCTGGGCCATGGCCGCAAGAACCAGGACCTCTTGAACTTCTGGGCGATCTAAATCTGCATGGCTCAGGTTATTCCAGTCCACATTGTTTTCATCGACAGAATTTCCTTTCACTCCCAGGCTAATTCCCTCCGGAAGACTCTTTAGTGCGCTGATAACTTCTGCTTTATATTTACGGTAAAGCCCGCGCTCATTGTAGCTCTTTAAAAGTTTTTCAATTTCAGCTTTGTTTTCTGGATTCTTTTTTAGCTCTTCAATGCGAGCTTCAGCTTTTTCTCTTTCTTTGTTGAACATTGGATCGTAGATGGCCACATCAGTAAGGCCCATCACTCGTCCCATCAAGTAACTCTTAAGCGATTTAACAATCTGAGTGTCCGTCGCTTTTGTCTGGATACTTCCACCGACGTAAGAAAACAGCAGGGTAATCCCAACGTCATAACCAAGCTTAGCGAACCATTCACCATTGATGTCTTTATCCATGTTGTAGAAAGCGTAACTCGCTCCCAATGTCCCCAGGTTTAGGGCCAGGTTAAAGCGTTTAAAGTCGCGGGCAGCGTTCTTATTCACATCGTTTGGACGAAGCGCTCTACAGCCATAATAAAGCTCCTGATAACGTCTTTCTTGCTCAGGGCTAAATTTCTTTGCCAGCGATTTTTCCTGAATTTTCTTTTCGTGCTGAATGAATTTTTTAATGTGTTTTGAATTGATTTCTCTGGCGTCCAGTTGAGCAATATCAAGAATCGCCACCTTTTGCTCTTTATCACTCAAACTTAAAACGTAAGTCAGGTAGTTTTTCACGCGGGCAAGACTCACTTCTTGAGTCTGCATATTAAGGCCTTCAATTAAAAGCTTGATGTCCGAATCAGAGAAACCAAGAGACTTAGCCTCGTCTAAGAATTTCTTTTTCTCACTGGCCTTCCAGTTATTCTTTAGAAGCGAGACGTTTTCTTTCTTGTCCGCCTTGGCGATAAAATCGAGCATGATTGAGCGGCAGTCACTTGGTGAGGCTGCCATAGCATGGGATGTGATCCCGAAAAAAAGGATAAATAACAACGTTTTATACATACCCAGATTTTAACTAAAAACCCGGGCACGATGGTGAAAGCATGAAAAAATGACAGGGACTTTTAGAGGTTTTTCTCTCTCCAAATCCCATCAGTTCCAAGGACTAAAGTAAATCTACTATAACCGTATTTTAGGTACCAGAAGCCATATTCGTCCCAATTCAAGCGCTTAGCTTCCATATGTTCCTGAAGAGTCGATGCCGCCGTGTTTAGTCCTGCCGTAAAAGAGAATTGTTGAGCACCACTTAAAAGACCCGATTCATTTTCAGCGACGACCACTGCTTCATGAGCGCCCTCTGCTAAAGAGCATGTCTTAAAGTCCCATATAGTATTTTCAACGGGCACAGAATAATGATCTTCTCCATCGATTGTGATGTGAACGTTGGTGACTTTATCACCGCCGTTATTGACTGCTTGACCTTCAATTGAAAAACATCCAAGCACACTTTGGTAGCGAGTGTTGAAAATCTGAGGAAGATTTACACCGGCCACTTCTCCCAACCACGATGAACGTTTAAAAGTGCGTTTTGTTCCCAAGGCATTAATGACATGGAAATCAAAAAAGTACTCACCATCTGGAAGAACTTTTGAAAAGCCACTAAAGCGGCTGTCTCTTCCGACAACTGCTTTAACTGTATCGACAATCTCTTGTGTGTCTTTTTTCTTTACCTGAATATCGATAGTCTTTACCCATTCTTTTGGAATCGTCAGAGTTCCAGAGACAATGAACTTTGATTCTTTTGTTTCGATCGGATCAATCATGACTTCCGGAAGACTCACCAATTGTGAGCGGCGGTTATTGGTAAAGAAAAATTTCGCTAAGTAATCAGGATAGTTGATACTTTTTTTATTGATGAATGCTCCTCCGTTTCCACCTTGACCAGCTGGCCAGTTGTGTCCGAGGTTGGAGTTCATAATCAAAGAAACGCGAGGGCCTTTTTCATCTGACCACAAAGTCCCTACTCCATCAGTGTTTGTTCCCGATAATTTTTTTGTATCAAAACTAGACTTATTATTAGCGCCATAAATTGTACGCATGATCTCAGCATTGTTGGTGTTAAAAGCTGTATTCACAATAAAGTCGTTGTTGCCGTAAATGATAGACGTCAGCTGAGTTTTAAAAAACTCTTCTTTTCCATTCCCCAATTTCTTACAGGCCGCCAGCATCGCTTCATATGACGTTTTCGGGCGTGAAATTTCACTTGATGATGTTCCTGTTGATGGTCCGGCATTAACTCCAAGACCTGCAAACATTTCAGGCACCATACAGCCCAACACCATCGTCTCTCCTCCACCAGAAGAAAGACCTGAGAGATAAACCTGAGCAGCATCAATATTTAATTCTGTTTTTGTAAGCAGTGCTTGAACTAATTTAATAAGTGGACCGTTGTGGCGGTTGCTCATCGTATGATCAGCTCCGTAATAATCCCAACAACCAGCAATCACTCCACCGTTTGGAACTTTAGGGAGAGCAACAATCATATTGTAATCGTCTGCTGTGTTTTC contains:
- a CDS encoding extracellular catalytic domain type 1 short-chain-length polyhydroxyalkanoate depolymerase: MKNMFVLLSLLVSAPVFAEWKFETIEGVQVHYYLPKTTTPLVAKAQKRALMVNLHGCSQKAEDLKKDGNWENTADDYNMIVALPKVPNGGVIAGCWDYYGADHTMSNRHNGPLIKLVQALLTKTELNIDAAQVYLSGLSSGGGETMVLGCMVPEMFAGLGVNAGPSTGTSSSEISRPKTSYEAMLAACKKLGNGKEEFFKTQLTSIIYGNNDFIVNTAFNTNNAEIMRTIYGANNKSSFDTKKLSGTNTDGVGTLWSDEKGPRVSLIMNSNLGHNWPAGQGGNGGAFINKKSINYPDYLAKFFFTNNRRSQLVSLPEVMIDPIETKESKFIVSGTLTIPKEWVKTIDIQVKKKDTQEIVDTVKAVVGRDSRFSGFSKVLPDGEYFFDFHVINALGTKRTFKRSSWLGEVAGVNLPQIFNTRYQSVLGCFSIEGQAVNNGGDKVTNVHITIDGEDHYSVPVENTIWDFKTCSLAEGAHEAVVVAENESGLLSGAQQFSFTAGLNTAASTLQEHMEAKRLNWDEYGFWYLKYGYSRFTLVLGTDGIWREKNL
- the galE gene encoding UDP-glucose 4-epimerase GalE, whose product is MSVLVTGGAGYIGSHVVSLLGEAGKDIIILDNLTTGRPENILYGKLIIGDLRNQALLDQVFTDHKIEAVLHFAGSIVVPESVTNPTLYYQNNTENSAALIKTCLKHGVKKFIFSSTAAVYGMPESGVASEETPTSPINPYGRSKLMTEWMLEDVSNAHDFSYVALRYFNVAGASKTGKIGQSTPRATHLLKTAAEVVTKKRAGMSIFGTDYKTKDGTCIRDYIHVDDLAQAHLDALSYLDKGGKSQVLNCGYGHGFTVKEVIGAVESYVGQKLNVEMGPRRAGDAVELISKAEKIKTVLGWQPKYNDLDYIVKSAIEWEKKLK
- a CDS encoding O-antigen ligase family protein, with amino-acid sequence MIAGDDFLFTLHQFIITTLCVFFMYFAWRDQAAGTFDRLEHVNLKFIGPLLIGIFLGVYGLLLNEWGSLGIVLGFAFAFLITFSIFDPKYAVSFFIFLLISRPWEIFKNDQMMAGMPRDIFILCFLSFIGHKIIRKRFYFQWNLASAFVLFFAIWTFFSIIPSFQLVGALINYNEIFIKGIIVYFLIVNVVDKKEYILPVQSALVLGITEKAAMSFYNSFFLGKVADGERLTSVGILENSNDIAAIMILVIPFTLAFLKGITVSFFRYLLGLIIFSFYAYLIWQSKSRGAVLGVGTLIVGWFWLKAQNKKMATIIVALGMLLSVGAMSMIKRNAEDVEGSTNNRKIYWTAALNMGIRHPLLGVGYDGYPLNLLTYTDGHVGTEGKHKTAHSTWLLALAETGIVGFCFYVGIWIFSLRSAWVMRKEHPEFILAMLSYGTAITFLSHTYMLYPYILLGLTVASGQFYLKDEVKVPTKGLEAAVLAKGLH